In Desulfomonile tiedjei DSM 6799, a genomic segment contains:
- the hemL gene encoding glutamate-1-semialdehyde 2,1-aminomutase, producing the protein MKNNSTSEALFEKAQAVIPGGVNSPVRAFKSVGLPPRFIQSGSGSKIRDVDGNEFIDFVGSWGPLILGHAHPEIVDALSDAMRKGTSFGAPTRQELEMAQTIADMVPSIEKVRLVNSGTEAAMSAIRLARGVTGREKILKFSGCYHGHSDGLLARAGSGAATLSVPDSQGVPRNVVQQTVVVPFNDLQAVRSEIEDNPNRLAAIIVEPVAGNMGVVPPNPGFLEGLRKLCTRDGALLIFDEVITGFRLAPGGAQEYYGVTPDITCLGKIIGGGLPVGAFGGSSDIMDHLAPVGGVYQAGTLSGNPLAVAAGLAMLKILKRDNPYPELEAKASRLTDGLKQILDEKKVVHTINRVGSMFSLFFHPGPITCYEEALGADRTEFSRFFASMLDNGVYLAPSAFEAWFVNVTHSDADIDATLDAVRGSI; encoded by the coding sequence ATGAAGAACAACAGCACTTCAGAAGCGCTCTTTGAGAAAGCTCAAGCGGTCATACCCGGAGGTGTAAATTCGCCTGTGCGAGCTTTCAAATCCGTCGGCCTGCCTCCGCGATTCATACAATCGGGAAGCGGTTCGAAAATCAGGGACGTGGATGGAAACGAATTCATAGATTTCGTGGGATCGTGGGGCCCTCTCATTTTAGGACATGCGCATCCCGAAATCGTCGATGCACTTTCGGATGCCATGCGTAAGGGCACTTCATTCGGTGCGCCTACTCGCCAGGAACTGGAAATGGCGCAGACAATCGCGGACATGGTACCTTCCATAGAGAAAGTAAGGCTCGTGAATTCGGGCACTGAAGCGGCCATGAGTGCCATCCGCCTGGCCAGAGGAGTCACGGGACGAGAAAAGATCCTGAAGTTTTCCGGTTGTTATCACGGTCATAGCGATGGCCTGCTCGCTCGCGCAGGTTCCGGTGCGGCAACTCTTTCGGTTCCCGATTCTCAGGGGGTTCCGAGAAACGTAGTACAGCAGACGGTCGTAGTACCTTTTAACGACCTGCAGGCGGTGCGATCCGAGATCGAAGATAACCCGAATCGTCTGGCAGCAATTATCGTCGAGCCGGTCGCCGGAAACATGGGAGTGGTTCCCCCGAATCCAGGATTTCTGGAGGGTCTTCGAAAGCTCTGTACCCGGGATGGGGCGCTGTTGATCTTCGATGAAGTGATTACGGGATTTCGATTGGCTCCTGGGGGTGCTCAGGAATACTACGGTGTGACGCCGGACATTACGTGCCTGGGGAAAATTATCGGGGGAGGGCTTCCGGTGGGAGCTTTCGGAGGCTCCAGCGACATTATGGATCATCTGGCTCCGGTAGGAGGTGTGTATCAGGCAGGTACTCTTTCCGGTAACCCACTTGCGGTGGCTGCGGGATTGGCTATGTTGAAGATTCTGAAACGGGACAATCCTTATCCTGAGCTGGAAGCTAAGGCCTCTCGCCTTACTGATGGATTGAAGCAAATATTAGATGAGAAGAAAGTGGTACATACGATTAATCGGGTGGGATCGATGTTTTCGCTGTTTTTTCACCCTGGTCCCATAACGTGTTACGAAGAAGCTCTTGGAGCGGATCGCACTGAATTTAGCCGTTTTTTTGCCTCAATGTTGGACAACGGTGTGTATCTTGCCCCGTCAGCTTTTGAAGCCTGGTTTGTGAATGTTACTCACAGTGATGCGGACATAGACGCTACCTTGGATGCGGTAAGGGGAAGTATTTAG
- the ahbB gene encoding siroheme decarboxylase subunit beta — MELDSVDRKILIALQGDLGDSPEPYACMARELDVSEDEVIRRIKSMLDQGIIRRLGAMIRHIEAGIGFNGMVVWKVEPERVEEVGNLLASFPEVTHCYERPPFGDKGFTLFTMVHAASEEGCLETIKSMSEQTGITDYEILFSERELKKVSMTYFDEEDLI, encoded by the coding sequence ATGGAATTGGACTCCGTCGATCGAAAGATTCTGATTGCTTTACAGGGAGACCTGGGGGACTCACCTGAACCGTACGCCTGCATGGCCCGTGAATTGGATGTGAGCGAAGATGAAGTGATTCGTCGGATAAAAAGTATGCTCGACCAGGGAATAATAAGGCGTCTTGGCGCCATGATCCGCCATATCGAGGCTGGAATCGGTTTTAATGGGATGGTGGTCTGGAAGGTTGAACCTGAACGTGTGGAAGAGGTGGGAAACCTCCTTGCCTCATTTCCAGAAGTTACCCATTGCTACGAACGACCTCCGTTCGGGGACAAAGGTTTTACACTCTTTACCATGGTGCACGCTGCATCCGAAGAAGGTTGTCTCGAAACCATAAAGAGCATGTCCGAGCAAACGGGGATAACGGACTATGAAATCCTGTTCAGCGAACGGGAATTGAAGAAGGTCAGCATGACCTATTTCGATGAAGAAGATCTGATATAA